The Rhodocytophaga rosea genome has a segment encoding these proteins:
- a CDS encoding porin family protein, translated as MEITLPGFSVLHTVRFLAVFVILFLPIVVFSQSTLNNCDPVYEKALTAYREGRINDVPTILKDCLENWQGEREADAHKLLTNTYLYFNERAQAENAMLNFLKLNSEYAIDADSTSENRDTPEFINLYNTFRTRPIFLIGAKAGGNWSFINGTKGFSLDNEAFTEQEYNGRLGYQAGISAEIPVWKQFAINPEFYLLVKGYKETSTIMDFAKISFTETQYWADLPLTLKYNVLTKNRNRVPFISIGSSVQYLIHSNADLDRKDIDVMTGSIARALDPKPVNVTNMRNRLNYNAIIGAGIKLKNVIGKGLITIEGRYTHGLRNIVNPEKRAAGLYNSDLVYDFLHIDNNFTMNTFSVSLGYIMPQYKPKVLRKR; from the coding sequence TTCTACCTATTGTAGTATTTTCCCAGAGTACACTCAATAATTGTGATCCGGTGTACGAAAAAGCACTCACTGCTTACCGGGAGGGAAGAATCAACGATGTTCCAACTATCCTTAAAGATTGCCTGGAAAACTGGCAAGGTGAACGGGAGGCTGATGCACACAAGTTACTTACCAATACTTACCTCTATTTTAATGAGCGGGCACAGGCAGAAAATGCCATGCTTAACTTCCTGAAACTAAATTCTGAATATGCAATTGATGCAGATTCTACTTCAGAAAACCGGGATACCCCTGAATTTATCAACTTATACAATACTTTCCGCACCCGTCCTATTTTTCTGATTGGCGCAAAGGCAGGAGGAAACTGGAGCTTTATTAATGGAACTAAAGGCTTTAGCCTGGATAATGAGGCATTTACTGAGCAAGAATATAATGGCCGGTTAGGTTACCAGGCAGGTATAAGTGCAGAGATTCCGGTTTGGAAACAATTTGCAATTAATCCTGAGTTCTATCTGCTTGTAAAAGGTTATAAAGAAACAAGCACAATAATGGATTTTGCAAAAATCAGTTTTACTGAAACGCAATACTGGGCAGACTTACCCCTTACATTAAAATATAATGTGCTCACTAAGAATAGAAATAGAGTGCCTTTTATTAGTATCGGAAGTTCTGTGCAATATCTCATCCACTCAAATGCTGATCTGGATAGGAAAGACATAGACGTTATGACTGGTAGTATCGCCCGTGCTTTAGATCCTAAGCCGGTAAATGTTACAAATATGAGAAACAGATTAAATTACAATGCCATTATTGGTGCAGGTATTAAACTTAAAAATGTAATTGGCAAAGGGCTTATTACCATAGAAGGCAGGTATACACATGGATTAAGAAATATAGTAAATCCGGAGAAGAGAGCGGCTGGTTTATATAATTCTGACCTTGTTTATGACTTTTTGCATATTGATAATAACTTCACTATGAATACTTTCTCTGTGTCTTTAGGATATATTATGCCTCAATATAAGCCAAAAGTGCTGAGAAAGAGATAA